One Endozoicomonas gorgoniicola DNA window includes the following coding sequences:
- a CDS encoding IS1634 family transposase, whose translation MPPIQYRSQVMDHLGLVAGMCKELGIADHIDRRAPKVSDEWNISHGEAVVAMIINGLGFTGQSLHMFPQFFSNKPLDKLIREGIEPEHINDKVLGRTLDELFELGVSKVYFELAIKVATHLKLPCDALNLDGTGFHVDGRYNSEEEVSDEDLNCIRLCKGYSRDHRPDLNQAILLLLTENRAGIPMFMKAASGNVTDKTSFKQVVSEHIKSFKAALNARYFIGDAALYVAETVQELSQQDQLFISRVPLNIGAAKELVQSAPLRSMVEVEGFEHYESVETLSDYAGVVQRWVLFRNNQSQKTEQKTLTRRMQKKSLKEFKELEKLGKKPFCCESDAMEAFKLWQKQSVYCQAEPEIIESPCYKTKGRPADGTVPDHYEYYVTGSCAVAVQTRRDAEASLGCFVLATNDTDTARLDAGELLRTYKSQQQVERGFRFLKSPDFLVSSLYLKKPERIEALLMVMTLCLMVYAAIQHRIRYELKRQSRTFPDMKKKPAQNPTGRWVFLCFDGIHVLSVNGTEKHMVGISERQSTIIFILGSTYQEIYS comes from the coding sequence ATGCCTCCTATTCAATACCGCTCTCAGGTCATGGATCATCTCGGTCTAGTGGCTGGAATGTGCAAAGAGCTGGGCATTGCCGACCATATCGACAGGCGCGCGCCCAAAGTATCTGACGAATGGAACATCTCCCACGGTGAGGCCGTTGTCGCGATGATTATCAATGGCCTCGGCTTTACGGGGCAGTCTCTCCACATGTTCCCTCAGTTCTTCTCCAATAAACCCCTCGATAAACTGATCAGAGAGGGGATTGAGCCCGAGCACATAAACGACAAAGTTCTTGGAAGAACACTGGATGAACTGTTTGAACTGGGTGTCAGTAAAGTCTATTTTGAGCTGGCTATCAAGGTGGCTACGCATCTCAAATTGCCATGTGATGCACTCAACCTTGATGGCACAGGATTTCACGTCGATGGCCGTTATAACAGCGAGGAGGAAGTCAGTGACGAAGACCTCAATTGCATCAGGCTTTGCAAGGGCTACAGCCGAGATCATCGTCCTGATCTGAACCAGGCCATATTGCTCCTGCTGACCGAAAACCGGGCAGGCATTCCGATGTTTATGAAAGCAGCCAGCGGTAATGTGACGGACAAGACCAGTTTCAAACAAGTGGTTTCTGAGCATATAAAGAGCTTCAAAGCGGCACTTAATGCCCGTTACTTCATCGGTGATGCCGCATTGTATGTGGCTGAAACCGTTCAGGAACTGAGTCAGCAGGATCAGTTGTTTATCTCCAGAGTTCCTCTCAACATTGGTGCAGCCAAAGAACTGGTTCAAAGTGCGCCATTGCGCTCAATGGTTGAGGTTGAAGGGTTTGAGCATTACGAATCTGTAGAAACTCTGTCTGACTATGCAGGTGTCGTACAACGTTGGGTACTGTTTCGAAATAATCAAAGCCAGAAAACAGAACAGAAGACACTGACAAGGCGTATGCAGAAAAAGTCCCTGAAGGAATTCAAGGAACTTGAGAAATTGGGCAAGAAGCCATTCTGTTGCGAATCGGATGCCATGGAAGCTTTCAAGCTATGGCAAAAACAGTCCGTATACTGCCAGGCTGAACCTGAGATCATCGAGAGTCCCTGCTATAAAACCAAAGGCCGTCCTGCTGATGGGACAGTTCCCGACCACTATGAATATTATGTGACAGGCTCCTGCGCGGTTGCTGTACAGACTCGTCGTGATGCAGAAGCATCGTTGGGTTGTTTTGTTCTGGCAACCAACGATACAGATACAGCCCGGCTTGACGCTGGCGAACTACTGAGGACGTATAAATCCCAGCAGCAGGTTGAGAGAGGTTTTCGCTTCCTGAAGAGCCCTGATTTTCTGGTGTCTTCACTGTATCTCAAAAAACCTGAGCGTATTGAGGCCCTGTTAATGGTGATGACACTCTGCCTTATGGTCTATGCTGCAATTCAGCATCGAATCCGCTATGAACTGAAAAGGCAGAGCCGAACGTTCCCGGACATGAAGAAGAAACCAGCCCAGAACCCAACGGGCAGATGGGTTTTCCTGTGCTTTGATGGGATTCATGTGCTGTCGGTTAACGGGACGGAGAAACACATGGTTGGAATATCGGAGAGGCAATCGACGATCATTTTTATTTTGGGCTCAACGTACCAAGAAATTTATTCCTGA
- a CDS encoding IS1182 family transposase produces MSPPPKFKDSPVEFDQHLLFPTNIFDLLPKDHDCYIYETIFQNIDTSEVEKQYHHLGQHAYPPKLIVGILIYAYSHGVFSSREIEKRCRQDLAFMYISQMNCPNFRVLGDFRKNNLSFFHDCFKQSVKLAMELKLASLGHISLDGSKFKANSSKHKAMSYGRLKAKEAELSAEVDELIKKASQCDQEEDDAYKETNGYSIPEDLQFKEERLKKIKAAKKALEEREKALNPDEPIDDKKQISFADHDARVMSKKGYCEYSYNAQINVDADHQIIVGQHISQRANDVQEVEPALQALSESTDGAAVDKWSMDNGYFSGPNLHTLDKHGIDGYIATDKEEKPAVTNLENTDRKFVKADFTYNIEADVFICPAGEKLVTNPASKAKRKGYRANKEVCRECAYRSRCSGSKKSAGKVIRTDKFETARQAMNKKMETSEAKAVYERRKVIAEPPFGQIKNSGFRSFSLRGKEKVEAEFSLVCTVHNFKKIVKKALTGSLRLEDLKKVEKAA; encoded by the coding sequence ATGTCGCCACCACCAAAATTCAAGGATAGCCCTGTTGAGTTCGACCAGCACCTGCTGTTTCCAACCAACATCTTTGATCTTCTTCCCAAAGATCATGACTGCTACATCTATGAGACCATCTTCCAGAACATTGATACCTCGGAAGTTGAAAAGCAGTACCATCACCTTGGACAGCATGCCTACCCACCCAAGCTGATCGTAGGTATCCTGATCTACGCCTACAGTCATGGTGTATTCAGCTCCCGTGAAATAGAAAAACGGTGTCGGCAGGACTTGGCATTCATGTACATCTCTCAGATGAATTGCCCAAACTTTCGGGTCCTGGGGGACTTCCGCAAAAACAACCTGTCGTTTTTTCATGACTGTTTCAAACAGTCCGTCAAGCTGGCGATGGAGCTGAAACTGGCATCGCTTGGGCATATCAGCCTGGATGGTTCGAAATTCAAAGCCAACAGTTCAAAGCATAAGGCCATGAGCTACGGCCGGCTTAAAGCCAAAGAGGCAGAACTCAGCGCTGAGGTTGATGAACTGATCAAAAAAGCCAGCCAGTGCGATCAGGAAGAAGACGACGCCTACAAAGAAACCAATGGCTACAGTATTCCTGAAGACCTCCAGTTTAAAGAAGAACGGCTGAAGAAAATTAAGGCTGCCAAAAAAGCACTGGAAGAGCGTGAGAAAGCCCTCAATCCGGACGAGCCAATAGACGACAAGAAACAGATTAGCTTTGCAGACCATGATGCCCGGGTGATGAGCAAGAAAGGGTACTGCGAATACAGCTACAATGCCCAAATTAATGTAGATGCGGATCACCAGATCATTGTTGGCCAACACATCAGCCAGCGCGCCAACGACGTACAGGAAGTAGAACCTGCTCTTCAGGCTTTGTCAGAATCTACCGATGGCGCAGCTGTGGATAAATGGAGTATGGACAACGGCTATTTTTCAGGGCCAAATCTGCACACCTTGGATAAACACGGAATAGACGGTTATATCGCTACTGATAAGGAAGAAAAACCGGCTGTCACGAACCTTGAAAATACTGATCGAAAATTTGTCAAAGCGGATTTTACATACAATATTGAAGCTGACGTCTTCATCTGTCCGGCTGGGGAAAAATTGGTTACCAATCCAGCCAGTAAAGCTAAGAGGAAAGGCTACCGGGCAAACAAGGAAGTATGCCGAGAGTGCGCTTACCGCTCCAGATGCAGTGGCTCCAAGAAAAGTGCAGGCAAGGTAATTCGCACAGACAAGTTTGAAACTGCACGACAAGCCATGAATAAAAAAATGGAAACAAGCGAAGCGAAAGCGGTATACGAACGTCGCAAAGTAATAGCGGAACCGCCGTTTGGTCAGATAAAAAACTCTGGATTCAGGAGTTTCAGTCTGCGCGGGAAAGAGAAAGTGGAAGCAGAGTTTTCACTGGTATGCACAGTGCATAATTTCAAAAAAATTGTGAAGAAAGCTTTAACGGGGTCACTCCGTCTTGAGGATTTAAAAAAGGTTGAAAAAGCGGCATAA
- a CDS encoding cation:proton antiporter, with protein sequence MHAASLAIPVLILSGLLLIATSSAILLKRLRFPYTIGLVVIGMVLGIAAQYADQLELALKVDLSHDLIMYVLLPILIFDAAINIKPPSLFREMGVILNLAVIGVVLSMLVVGALLNWLTPLSLASAMLFGALISATDPVAVIALFKEVGAPERLSMLMDSESLFNDASAIVIFGIVLAVVQSGSGVSAGVLLEGIGAFIKVFFGGILVGSAMGVAMRWLMKLSKGVPFAQIAFTTILAYGSFIIADHVLGVSGVMSTIAAGIITRSSSSTVLSEEVRGFLRPYWELLSFIVNSLIFLLLGLKENLLFRNFDYLLTNYHFFLVAIFAVLAGRLAAVYLLLPASNRLAFCRSVDGKSMAVMFWGGLRGVVPVALMLLIPDTLPDKELIIDLTLVVILFSLLIQGTTVNWLMKKLNVCQQYHIRRAAMKKLGA encoded by the coding sequence ATGCACGCCGCTAGCTTGGCTATACCTGTTCTGATTTTATCTGGTCTGCTACTCATTGCCACAAGCTCTGCCATTTTGCTAAAGCGATTGAGATTCCCTTATACGATTGGCCTCGTTGTTATAGGTATGGTTTTGGGCATTGCCGCTCAGTATGCCGACCAGCTGGAATTGGCATTAAAGGTGGATCTTTCTCACGACCTGATAATGTATGTATTGCTACCTATCCTGATTTTTGATGCGGCTATCAACATAAAGCCACCTAGTCTGTTTCGTGAGATGGGCGTCATTCTTAATCTGGCCGTTATCGGCGTTGTCCTTTCTATGCTGGTTGTAGGTGCTCTTCTGAATTGGCTTACTCCATTAAGTCTGGCTTCGGCCATGCTGTTTGGTGCCTTGATTTCCGCAACAGACCCGGTCGCCGTCATAGCCCTTTTCAAAGAAGTGGGCGCACCAGAAAGGCTATCCATGCTAATGGACTCCGAGAGCCTCTTTAACGATGCGTCTGCCATCGTTATTTTCGGCATTGTGCTAGCAGTGGTCCAAAGTGGAAGTGGCGTAAGTGCAGGTGTTTTGCTGGAAGGTATTGGAGCATTCATAAAAGTCTTCTTTGGAGGAATTCTGGTTGGCTCAGCGATGGGAGTAGCTATGCGCTGGCTTATGAAATTAAGCAAAGGTGTACCCTTTGCACAAATAGCCTTCACTACAATTCTCGCCTATGGCAGCTTTATCATCGCAGATCATGTACTCGGAGTATCTGGAGTCATGTCGACGATTGCAGCTGGCATCATTACCCGCTCATCCTCAAGCACCGTACTGTCTGAAGAGGTGCGAGGCTTCTTAAGGCCTTACTGGGAATTATTGTCTTTTATTGTCAACAGTCTGATTTTTCTGCTGCTTGGATTAAAAGAAAATCTACTGTTCCGGAACTTTGACTACCTTCTGACTAATTACCACTTTTTCCTGGTCGCTATCTTTGCTGTTCTGGCGGGACGCCTGGCTGCTGTTTACCTGCTGCTGCCAGCTTCCAACCGGCTAGCATTCTGCCGCTCTGTTGATGGCAAAAGCATGGCTGTTATGTTCTGGGGCGGATTGCGCGGAGTTGTTCCTGTTGCTCTGATGCTTCTTATACCAGACACGCTTCCTGACAAAGAGCTGATTATTGATCTGACTCTTGTGGTGATTCTGTTTTCTCTGCTTATTCAAGGAACGACGGTA